A region from the Deltaproteobacteria bacterium genome encodes:
- a CDS encoding DUF4160 domain-containing protein: MPRISFFLGIAIYMYYKEHTPPHFHAEYGDFEVTIEIESGIVSGRFPRRALNIVLEWSMLHKEELLKDWDLASMKLPLNQIDPLE; this comes from the coding sequence ATGCCACGTATAAGCTTCTTCCTCGGTATTGCTATCTATATGTATTACAAGGAGCATACCCCTCCTCATTTTCACGCTGAATATGGCGACTTTGAGGTGACCATAGAAATAGAATCAGGAATTGTCTCTGGGCGCTTCCCAAGAAGGGCATTGAACATTGTCCTGGAGTGGAGTATGTTGCATAAAGAAGAATTATTGAAGGATTGGGACCTTGCATCAATGAAACTGCCCCTTAACCAAATTGATCCATTGGAGTAA
- a CDS encoding DUF2442 domain-containing protein, with protein sequence MIPHVIEAKYVNDYKVWLRFNDGLSGEIDLSNELDGPIFEPLKDKAYFTQFSVRYNTISWENGADFAPEFLWEKISQQQTPVDWQKAARR encoded by the coding sequence ATGATACCACATGTAATAGAAGCCAAATACGTCAATGACTACAAAGTCTGGCTAAGATTTAATGATGGCCTTTCGGGCGAAATCGATCTTTCTAATGAACTTGATGGCCCAATTTTTGAGCCTCTTAAAGACAAAGCCTATTTTACTCAATTTTCTGTTCGCTACAATACGATTTCCTGGGAAAATGGCGCTGACTTTGCTCCTGAATTTCTTTGGGAAAAAATCAGCCAACAACAAACTCCAGTGGACTGGCAAAAGGCCGCCAGACGCTGA
- a CDS encoding HAD hydrolase-like protein: MISNVLFDLDGTLTDPKEGITRCIQFSLERLGMEAPPADDLLWCIGPPLRDSFAYLLKSTDKGLLDLALLHYRERFSEIGVYENFVYPGIIPALQQIRSSGYQVYLATSKPTVFATRILDHFSLTQFFHGIHGSETDGRLSDKGDLVSYILKTWALDPRSSLIVGDRLHDVIGGRRNGTMTATVTYGYGTRDEIDEAGPDFIFESPSEMASFLQNKRPPKDADGHADGVGPRELFDMMKGIESFTP; the protein is encoded by the coding sequence ATGATTTCCAACGTACTTTTTGATTTAGACGGTACTTTAACCGATCCAAAAGAAGGGATAACCCGTTGCATTCAATTCTCCCTTGAACGGCTTGGGATGGAAGCACCGCCGGCTGATGATCTTTTATGGTGCATTGGCCCACCCTTGAGAGATTCCTTCGCCTATCTACTGAAAAGCACCGACAAGGGTTTATTGGATTTGGCATTGCTCCATTACAGGGAAAGATTCTCGGAAATTGGGGTATACGAAAACTTTGTTTATCCGGGCATCATCCCAGCTCTTCAGCAAATTCGTTCATCCGGTTATCAGGTGTACCTGGCTACTTCCAAACCGACAGTGTTTGCCACTCGGATTCTCGACCATTTCAGCCTGACCCAGTTTTTCCATGGAATCCATGGCAGCGAGACAGATGGTCGCTTATCTGATAAAGGTGACCTTGTGTCCTACATTCTAAAAACCTGGGCTCTCGATCCCAGGTCGTCACTTATTGTGGGAGACCGATTGCATGATGTTATTGGAGGGAGAAGAAACGGAACCATGACCGCAACCGTGACATATGGTTATGGAACCCGAGATGAAATTGATGAAGCGGGACCGGATTTTATTTTTGAGTCTCCGTCTGAGATGGCGTCTTTTCTTCAAAATAAACGGCCACCGAAAGACGCTGACGGGCACGCTGACGGGGTCGGGCCACGAGAACTATTTGATATGATGAAAGGTATTGAAAGCTTT